The following proteins are co-located in the Haloarcula marismortui ATCC 43049 genome:
- a CDS encoding aldehyde dehydrogenase family protein, whose amino-acid sequence MAQDSRPRYGIEGNWEELYINGDWCEPDSGDSLAVENPSTRETVAQVPRGNEADVDAAYEAAERAQEEWRQTPPAHREELTQDLLQAIEQRREEIVSLLAAEAGQVPPVGHTSVDLTTDQVAEAATMPRRMKGEHAVSNIPGKEHIVEREPQGVVTVISPWNFPLNLSVRALAPAIAAGNTVVLKPATNTPITGGLLFARLFEDVGFPDGVLNIVTGRGSEIGDAVAGHEHSDVVAFTGSSEVGRRVAATAGENLSEAAMELGGNNAHIVTADADIDAAVDAGLFGSFTHQGQVCISINRHIVEADVYDEYVEKLTARVADLPAGSAHDEVVVGPIIDESQRDEILTYIQQTIEAGATLETGGDVVELNGVDDSLVVAPTVLSDVTNEMAAACNEHFGPVVPIIQAADVDEAVALANDTPLGLSGSVHAGDVGAGKRIAQRMETGMVHVNDQPINDEAHVPFSGTGASGVGGYNSDDFLAEVTEKKWISLQHEAREFPF is encoded by the coding sequence ATGGCACAGGACAGCAGACCGCGCTACGGTATTGAGGGGAACTGGGAGGAGCTCTATATCAACGGAGACTGGTGTGAGCCCGACTCGGGCGACAGTCTCGCCGTTGAGAACCCATCGACGCGGGAGACGGTTGCACAGGTTCCCCGCGGGAACGAAGCAGACGTCGACGCAGCCTATGAAGCGGCCGAACGCGCTCAGGAGGAATGGAGGCAGACGCCGCCCGCGCACCGCGAGGAGCTGACACAGGACCTGCTCCAGGCGATTGAACAGCGCCGAGAGGAGATTGTCTCGCTCCTTGCAGCCGAGGCCGGACAGGTCCCGCCAGTGGGGCACACGTCAGTCGACCTCACAACCGACCAAGTCGCCGAGGCCGCGACCATGCCTCGGCGGATGAAGGGCGAACACGCCGTCTCGAACATCCCCGGTAAGGAGCACATCGTCGAGCGTGAACCGCAGGGCGTGGTGACAGTAATCTCACCGTGGAACTTCCCACTGAACCTCTCTGTCCGGGCGCTGGCACCGGCTATTGCCGCCGGGAACACGGTTGTACTGAAACCCGCGACGAACACGCCGATCACTGGCGGCCTCCTGTTTGCTCGTCTGTTCGAAGACGTCGGGTTCCCGGACGGCGTCTTGAACATTGTGACCGGGCGGGGCTCCGAAATCGGTGATGCTGTGGCGGGCCACGAGCACAGCGACGTAGTGGCGTTCACCGGGTCGAGCGAAGTCGGTCGTCGGGTCGCCGCGACAGCCGGTGAGAACCTTTCGGAGGCTGCCATGGAACTGGGCGGCAACAACGCTCATATCGTGACAGCCGACGCAGACATCGACGCGGCTGTCGATGCCGGGTTGTTCGGTTCCTTCACTCACCAGGGCCAGGTGTGTATCTCGATCAATCGCCATATCGTGGAAGCGGACGTGTACGACGAGTACGTCGAGAAGCTGACGGCGCGCGTTGCGGACCTGCCCGCGGGGAGCGCACACGACGAGGTCGTTGTCGGGCCGATTATCGACGAGTCACAGCGTGACGAGATACTGACGTATATACAGCAGACCATCGAGGCGGGTGCCACGCTCGAAACAGGTGGCGACGTTGTCGAGCTCAATGGCGTCGATGACTCGCTGGTGGTGGCACCGACGGTGCTTTCAGACGTGACAAACGAGATGGCTGCCGCCTGCAACGAACACTTCGGGCCGGTCGTTCCGATCATTCAAGCGGCGGATGTCGACGAGGCTGTCGCGCTCGCAAACGATACGCCACTCGGGCTCTCCGGGTCAGTCCACGCCGGTGACGTTGGTGCAGGCAAGCGCATCGCACAGCGGATGGAGACCGGAATGGTCCACGTCAACGACCAGCCGATTAACGACGAGGCACACGTCCCGTTCAGTGGGACCGGCGCGTCAGGCGTCGGCGGGTACAACAGCGATGACTTCCTCGCAGAGGTCACCGAAAAGAAGTGGATATCGCTGCAACACGAGGCACGCGAGTTCCCCTTCTGA
- a CDS encoding SLC13 family permease: MSERSVGTSLPFSDIDASWLVVPVGLIAAGVVLQVAPLSADATRMLAITLFCVALWVGSPVEPWFTALLCIGLIGGSFSTELALTGFQSPATWLVVAGILIGEAARKSGLADLVERAALYLLPTTAVEDAVVVYRYLLVTLSLGSLLLAVLIPSALVRVLILAPILASLGDLFSERRAKVGIFLGPLFVTFYGASGILTGSLANIIITGLIESSGGPTIAWGEWLLWLGPSMSLGRTILVIGIAYVLYRPTSQQRVETPEQADGLSVSARERRMLVFLAVGAVIWATDFVHGLHPLFGAVVVVLLAFMPRIGVAAPESVGDADFSIMFFLGAIFAIAEGLRQTGFTDAAATTLLSVLPSDPSLPLVLAAVVVSALALTLLMEGLAVASVLTPVLVTFAGNAGLPLVPIAMMEAVALNTYFFPYQSAVLVAILGSGMVNSVELTRMASICSIATLGILVPIQVAVFTLLM, translated from the coding sequence ATGTCGGAGAGGAGTGTCGGTACATCGCTGCCGTTCAGCGATATCGATGCGTCATGGTTGGTGGTGCCAGTTGGACTGATAGCCGCGGGAGTCGTACTTCAGGTGGCACCGCTCTCAGCCGACGCAACCCGGATGTTAGCGATTACACTGTTCTGTGTCGCACTGTGGGTCGGGTCGCCTGTCGAGCCGTGGTTTACTGCATTGCTGTGTATTGGACTCATCGGTGGCAGCTTTTCCACGGAGTTGGCCCTGACCGGGTTCCAGTCCCCCGCGACGTGGTTAGTTGTCGCTGGCATTCTTATTGGCGAGGCGGCCCGGAAAAGCGGCCTCGCCGACCTCGTTGAGCGAGCGGCGCTCTATCTGCTCCCGACAACTGCAGTAGAGGATGCTGTGGTGGTGTATCGATACCTGCTTGTCACGCTTTCGCTCGGGAGCCTGTTGCTTGCAGTGCTCATTCCATCGGCGCTGGTTCGCGTGCTCATCCTCGCGCCGATCCTCGCGTCACTCGGCGACCTCTTCAGCGAACGACGGGCGAAGGTCGGTATTTTTCTCGGGCCGCTGTTTGTCACGTTTTACGGGGCGTCAGGGATACTCACAGGCTCGCTAGCGAACATCATTATCACTGGACTGATCGAGTCCAGCGGCGGCCCAACTATCGCGTGGGGAGAGTGGCTGCTGTGGCTCGGGCCATCGATGAGTCTCGGGCGAACGATTCTCGTTATTGGCATCGCATACGTTCTGTATCGGCCAACAAGTCAGCAGCGCGTTGAGACACCCGAACAAGCGGACGGGCTATCCGTCAGCGCACGCGAGCGGCGTATGCTCGTCTTTCTCGCAGTCGGAGCCGTGATCTGGGCGACGGACTTCGTCCACGGCTTGCATCCGCTGTTCGGTGCAGTTGTCGTGGTGTTACTGGCGTTTATGCCGCGAATCGGTGTTGCCGCCCCGGAGAGTGTCGGCGACGCCGATTTCTCGATCATGTTTTTCCTCGGTGCGATCTTCGCTATCGCCGAGGGGCTCCGGCAGACCGGATTCACCGACGCCGCAGCGACCACCTTGTTATCCGTGCTTCCATCCGACCCGTCGCTCCCGCTGGTGCTCGCCGCGGTCGTCGTGTCTGCGCTCGCGCTCACCCTGCTTATGGAGGGGCTCGCGGTCGCCAGCGTCCTGACGCCAGTATTAGTTACGTTCGCCGGAAACGCCGGACTTCCGCTTGTTCCCATCGCAATGATGGAAGCGGTCGCACTCAACACCTACTTTTTCCCGTACCAGTCGGCAGTCCTTGTCGCTATCCTTGGCAGTGGGATGGTCAATTCTGTGGAACTCACACGAATGGCGAGTATTTGTTCGATCGCAACGCTTGGGATCCTCGTTCCGATACAGGTGGCCGTGTTCACACTCCTGATGTGA
- a CDS encoding methyl-accepting chemotaxis protein has translation MQSNTSDSGDYTLGPSISEAVTEEERLRAERDHWKHLFDQLVEQFPEPALAVDNDGLLTHWNDVQAEFHGVDSEVAKGEVAHEIIGTDDVTETLAEEVTRTGEPVRETDVRSGTHDDGTNWHVRATAVPLVSPTGDVVGAFEYVSRVTDLVEQRKSMRTVQKQVQGELETTVTDLESAAEQVTTNAEEIADIADEEAAHIDDVDDEIQTLSATTEEVASSVETISTQGEEAETLAEESEDATEELLETLNTVTAASEQMAADADSLASRVDEIDAVVTTINDLAEQTNMLALNASIEAARAGEEGDGFAVVADEVKTLATESQAEAERIDELVSDIAEIASQTVDSVQQTTGRIAEIERQTRNVSENQQRIQSSISDIAGQLNQIADATDDQAASAEEIAAVLDTTVDGVQQVATEVAELAKANKRQTTQVTQIRESVASLEENLSTVVDD, from the coding sequence GTGCAGAGTAATACGTCAGACTCAGGCGATTACACGCTTGGACCGTCAATTTCTGAAGCTGTCACGGAAGAAGAGCGGTTACGCGCGGAACGCGACCACTGGAAACACCTGTTCGATCAGCTTGTCGAACAGTTCCCGGAGCCGGCTCTCGCTGTCGATAATGACGGGCTGCTGACTCACTGGAATGACGTCCAAGCTGAATTTCACGGCGTTGATTCCGAGGTAGCGAAAGGAGAAGTCGCACACGAGATTATCGGAACCGACGACGTGACTGAAACGCTTGCTGAGGAAGTCACACGAACCGGCGAACCGGTACGGGAAACAGATGTTCGGTCCGGGACCCATGACGACGGAACGAACTGGCACGTCAGGGCAACCGCTGTCCCGCTTGTTTCACCGACCGGCGACGTCGTCGGTGCCTTCGAGTATGTAAGCCGTGTGACGGATCTCGTCGAGCAGCGGAAATCGATGCGGACGGTACAGAAGCAGGTTCAGGGCGAACTCGAAACGACGGTGACGGACCTGGAGTCGGCGGCTGAACAGGTCACGACGAACGCAGAGGAGATCGCAGACATTGCCGACGAAGAAGCAGCGCACATCGACGATGTCGATGACGAAATACAGACGCTCAGTGCGACGACTGAAGAAGTGGCCTCTAGCGTCGAAACGATCAGCACACAGGGCGAGGAAGCGGAGACGCTCGCCGAAGAGTCGGAGGATGCGACCGAAGAACTTCTAGAGACACTGAACACAGTCACCGCAGCCAGCGAGCAGATGGCGGCGGACGCGGATAGCCTCGCGTCCCGTGTCGATGAAATCGATGCGGTCGTCACGACGATCAACGACTTGGCTGAGCAGACAAATATGCTGGCGCTAAACGCGTCAATAGAGGCCGCTAGGGCGGGTGAAGAGGGCGATGGGTTTGCGGTCGTTGCAGATGAGGTAAAAACGCTTGCCACAGAATCGCAGGCCGAAGCAGAACGTATTGATGAGCTGGTTTCTGATATCGCGGAGATCGCGTCGCAAACCGTCGACAGTGTTCAGCAAACCACGGGGCGTATTGCTGAAATAGAACGGCAGACGCGAAACGTCTCCGAGAACCAGCAACGCATACAGTCGTCGATCTCTGACATTGCTGGCCAACTGAACCAAATCGCTGATGCGACGGACGACCAGGCCGCAAGCGCCGAGGAAATCGCCGCGGTACTGGACACGACTGTCGACGGTGTCCAACAGGTAGCCACTGAAGTTGCGGAGCTTGCAAAAGCGAACAAGCGACAGACTACACAGGTCACACAGATCCGGGAAAGCGTCGCATCTCTAGAGGAAAATCTTAGTACTGTTGTCGACGACTAG